One genomic region from Cydia amplana chromosome Z, ilCydAmpl1.1, whole genome shotgun sequence encodes:
- the LOC134661767 gene encoding uncharacterized protein LOC134661767: protein MRWATLWLVLAVLAARSLSQLATPTACEDESCRCDAFTRVICNCTRDYDEVTLRPDGAYRVPSTTTGIVIDGCARVYFLPDMARNLIQLRNVELRNVRHVYIHDRALAWSPFSSESDMNPGIRIFIHNSTINEISSHAIQGRVNDIIISKSKINVIKPYAFSSLTGVKSIQLIDNLYENIETQAFKKFSTVNFLLRGGSIGTLPSRFMSDVEVTNLFRIDGVSIRYVYSLTFIVSSPKKVIIENNVIDTLEGDCFHMNTRGPITFRNNSVMTLRKGAFFGFTADINIVSVMGLQELLIDNNTFTELTPASLAYNQTSLTLRIDGLNLNTTCSCELQKEWGAVLREQGGTLSCWYSLEEHFTSIPTYVNSRCGTYKQIYWIFILVGVILVVLLAAIITFCIVKKENEKKKKMQMVMPDGKTYRETEFHIVVERAELLTTDL from the exons ATGCGTTGGGCGACGTTGTGGTTAGTCCTGGCGGTGCTGGCGGCGCGCAGCCTCTCTCAGCTCGCCACGCCCACCGCCTGCGAAGACGAGTCTTGCCGATGTGATGCCTTCACTAGAGTTATATGCAACTGTACCAGGGACTACGAT GAGGTAACGTTGCGACCGGACGGAGCCTACAGGGTCCCGTCTACAACGACTGGGATAGTCATCGACGGATGTGCCCGCGTTTACTTCCTGCCGGACATGGCTCGTAATCTCATCCAGCTTCGAAACGTTGAGCTTCGAAACGTGCGTCATGTGTACATTCACGACAGAGCGTTAGCGTGGTCGCCATTTTCAAGTGAAAGTGATATGAACCCCGGAATCAGGATTTTTATACATAACAGTACCATTAATGAAATATCTTCGCATGCCATACAAGGAAGAGTGAATGATATAATAATTAGTAAgagtaaaataaatgttatcaaGCCGTACGCGTTCTCTAGTCTAACCGGTGTAAAAAGTATTCAATTAATAGATAACTTATACGAAAATATTGAAACTCAAGCTTTCAAAAAATTCAGTACAGTGAATTTCCTACTTCGTGGAGGCTCCATCGGCACCTTACCGAGCAGATTTATGTCGGACGTAGAAGTGACCAATCTTTTTAGAATAGACGGTGTAAGCAtaagatatgtttatagtttaACATTTATTGTAAGTTCACCAAAGAAAGTCATTATAGAAAATAACGTTATTGATACTTTAGAAGGGGATTGTTTTCATATGAATACCAGGGGACCCATTACTTTTAGAAATAATAGCGTTATGACCCTTCGTAAGGGCGCTTTTTTTGGGTTCACCGCTGACATAAACATTGTTTCAGTTATGGGTCTACAAGAATTGCTTATTGATAACAATACGTTTACTGAGTTGACACCGGCTTCGCTGGCATACAATCAGACATCTCTGACCTTGCGTATCGATGGCCTCAACTTGAATACAACTTGTAGTTGTGAATTACAAAAAGAATGGGGTGCCGTGCTGCGAGAGCAAGGAGGTACGCTATCCTGCTGGTATTCCCTGGAAGAACATTTTACGTCGATACCGACTTACGTAAACAGTCGATGTGGAACATATAAGCAAATATACTGGATATTTATACTTGTGGGAGTCATTTTAGTTGTACTTCTCGCGGCGATTATAACTTTTTGTATAGTGAAAAAGGAAAATGAGAAAAAGAAGAAAATGCAAATGGTAATGCCAGATGGAAAAACATATCGAGAAACTGAGTTCCATATAGTAGTGGAACGAGCCGAACTTCTCACCACCGACTTGTGA